The DNA segment CCGCCATTGATCTCATTCTGGGACGGTGTTACCTCGGGCCTGGGGTATATGGCGGTCCTGATGCTGATCGCCTTTGTCCGCGAGCTGCTGGGATTTGGCAGCCTGTTCGGTGTGCAGGTACTGCCCGGCTGGTTTACTCCCTGGACGATAATGGTAATGCCGCCAAGCGCGTTCTTCGCCGTTGGCCTGCTGCTGTGGGGCGTGAAAAGCATTATGCTGCGCAATGAACATCCATCACCGCAAGGAGCGAAAAAATGAGTCCTGATATTCCATTGATTTCACTGCTGTTTGCTTCCATCCTGACCAGCAACATCCTGCTGGCAAACTTCCTGGGGATGTGTTCGTTTATCTCGATCAGCAAGGACATGACCTCGTCGAACGGGCTTGGCATGGCGGTTACCCTGGTACTCACCATTACCGCCGGGATCAACTGGCTGATTCTGGAGTACGTACTGCTGCCGCTGGATCTGATCTATCTGCGCTTCATCATATTCATTATTGTTATTGCAGCAATCGTCCAGATGCTGGAGATGATCATCGACCGCATCTCACCGGCGCTCTATATGAACCTGGGGATCTTTCTGCCGCTGATTACGGTAAACTGTGCAATCCTGGGGGTATCGCTGTTCATCGAAATCCGCCGCTACACCCTGGTGCAGTCGGTGATCTACGGCTTCGGCTCAGGTCTGGGCTGGTGGCTCGCGATCATGCTGTTGGCAGCCATCCGGAAAAAGACCGAGAAAGCCCCGGTACCGCCGGGTCTGCAGGGACCAGGGATCACCATGATCGTCATCGGGTTGATGGCTATGGCCTTCATCGGCTTTTCCGGCATGCTGAGCGTACAGTAGGCGTCGGCCTTACTATAAAGGAGTTGATATGAATCCTGTGTTTTTTGTAGCACCCGTGTCGATAGCCGGCATCAGCGCCCTGCTGGCGCTGCTGATCTCGGCCACCGACAAGATTGTCAACAACTACGGTGATGTGGTTATTGATATAAACCAGGGCAAGAAGGAGCTTGAGGTCAAGGGCGGCGCTGCATTGATGGGCACCCTGGCCGAATCGGGTATCTTTGTACCCTCGGCCTGCGGCGGTCGCGGCAGCTGCGGTGCCTGTAAGGTCGTCGTAAAGAGTGATGTCGGTCCGGTTCTGCCGACCGAGGCCCCCTATCTTACCAAAGAAGAGATCGAACAGGGGGTTCGCCTGTCCTGCCAGATCAAGCTCAAAGCGGATATCGGTATCGAGATCCCCGACGCCCTGTTCAACATCAAGAAGTTGCGCGGTACCATAAAGAAGATCACCGACCTGACCCATGACATAAAAGAGGTACTGGTCGAGCTGCCAGAGGGCGAATCCGTCGATTACGTTCCCGGGCAGTACATGCAGCTGGAGGTTCCCGGTTATGACAAGATCAAGGAACCTACCATGCGGGCTTACTCGCTGTCCTCTACCCCCTCGGACAAGGGGCACGTCGAGTTTCTGATACGTCTGGTACCCGGCGGCATTGTAACCACCTACGTCCATGAACACCTGAAAGAAGGTGAAAAGCTGAATGTAGTCGGGCCTTTCGGTGATTTCTATGTGCAGGATAACGATTCGCCAATGATCTGTGTTGCCGGCGGATCGGGAATGGCACCATTCAAATCGATATTCAATCACATGATCGAAACCGGCGAGATTGAAACCCGCGATGTCTGGTACTTCTTTGGCGCCCGGGCAGTACGGGATATGTTCTATCTTGACTGGCTGCGGGAACTGGACAAGAAGTACGAGCACTTCCATTTTATAGCGGCATTGAGTGAACCCCTGCCCGAGGATCACTGGGAGGGCGAGACCGGGCTGATTACCGATGTCCTTGCCAAGTACCTGGAGACCATTATTCCGGATGAGCAGAGCAAGGAGGGCTACCTCTGCGGCAGCCCAGGTATGCTTGACGCCTGTATGGCTGTTATGAGAAAATACAAAATGCAGGAAGAAAAGATCTATTTTGATAAGTTCGCCTGACAATGAGGTATGAAGAATGAAAATGACCCCTGAATTCACCAAAGCCCAAGCAAACATGCAGCCGGGAGTTATCACCTCCACCGGCTTCCTGGGCGATGACCGCCGCAATCTGGCCGATATTATCGAGGCTGATCGCGAAACCATGACCAAGCTTGGCATTGAGTTCGAGATTGCGGCAGCCCGGATGCGTCACCTGATGGAGGAAGGTCGCAAAGGCCTGGGAGAGCCGGTTACGGTGGATGGCACCTGGCTGGTTCGCACCGATGAGGCGCGAG comes from the Spirochaeta africana DSM 8902 genome and includes:
- a CDS encoding NADH:ubiquinone reductase (Na(+)-transporting) subunit F, which encodes MNPVFFVAPVSIAGISALLALLISATDKIVNNYGDVVIDINQGKKELEVKGGAALMGTLAESGIFVPSACGGRGSCGACKVVVKSDVGPVLPTEAPYLTKEEIEQGVRLSCQIKLKADIGIEIPDALFNIKKLRGTIKKITDLTHDIKEVLVELPEGESVDYVPGQYMQLEVPGYDKIKEPTMRAYSLSSTPSDKGHVEFLIRLVPGGIVTTYVHEHLKEGEKLNVVGPFGDFYVQDNDSPMICVAGGSGMAPFKSIFNHMIETGEIETRDVWYFFGARAVRDMFYLDWLRELDKKYEHFHFIAALSEPLPEDHWEGETGLITDVLAKYLETIIPDEQSKEGYLCGSPGMLDACMAVMRKYKMQEEKIYFDKFA
- a CDS encoding Rnf-Nqr domain containing protein, coding for MSPDIPLISLLFASILTSNILLANFLGMCSFISISKDMTSSNGLGMAVTLVLTITAGINWLILEYVLLPLDLIYLRFIIFIIVIAAIVQMLEMIIDRISPALYMNLGIFLPLITVNCAILGVSLFIEIRRYTLVQSVIYGFGSGLGWWLAIMLLAAIRKKTEKAPVPPGLQGPGITMIVIGLMAMAFIGFSGMLSVQ